In Amphiura filiformis chromosome 1, Afil_fr2py, whole genome shotgun sequence, the following are encoded in one genomic region:
- the LOC140156955 gene encoding uncharacterized protein, whose amino-acid sequence MASDEKTPLKLPPKLKVSDMTSENHNPHPAPDDSTLKIPRASQRHSSQWTFSLSQMIKKRNKFQRLVEKNGACNILHTHLKYRRFRFLSDIYTTLIDLNWGYVLLLLSLTYLLSWSFFAIGWYVVAWSHGDLIESTFFTFGGGGGGGGDIGSYGSSHSDNTPDYVYDVPGIEITDYGGTADTLLTDGDYYNSYIRPTHSTQTGSHNTDDNSPADYGDVAKDIAVAEDLIEGASSSLSANAMARYQDPCVYNVHTLFGAFLFSIETQTTIGYGFRFISEACVYAAALEAVQNIFSYIVNTIMLGLIFAKICSPGNRVNTLKFSRHAVIAMRNGKLCFMFRVGNIRNSHLYEPHIRAYVIKPSISEEGEYVPLYHHNIDFKFASGENRTLLIWPVIICHIIDENSPFYELSARDLVEADLEVMVFLEGVVEQTGLVTQARTSYITSEIKWGHRFSSSVISLNSLKDRMYKINYQKFNSTYEVPETPEQCAKDIYRDMKKKMKAKARQIKKLQKTPTKVHANVLPKSVKQSSSLIHSLRSSPRKLQSIQEDTGNDQTPPDGQTPPDTDHNPPQPQEHQASPAPDVAESTSRSPLPEISDLSPYHDLIIQSLQELAQKVESLESALERKTSDPSPLETKTFSKDPDFPALTRQSSSPGLSASKKKNWDPKRIGLELKRRGQGSPSRLAPTETSSEEESCLVPLDDPEDAGNQPQRDSCTVS is encoded by the coding sequence ATGGCAAGCGATGAGAAGACTCCTTTAAAACTGCCACCAAAATTAAAGGTTTCTGACATGACATCGGAAAATCACAACCCGCATCCAGCGCCAGATGATTCAACTCTAAAAATCCCACGAGCTTCTCAGCGCCATTCATCACAGTGGACCTTCAGTCTTAGTCAAATGATtaagaaaagaaataaatttcAGAGACTGGTAGAAAAAAATGGTGCATGCAACATCCTTCATACTCATCTCAAGTACAGAAGATTTCGCTTTCTCTCTGACATTTACACAACATTGATAGATCTGAACTGGGGGTATGTTTTGCTACTTTTGAGTTTGACATATTTGCTAAGTTGGTCCTTCTTTGCCATTGGTTGGTATGTGGTAGCTTGGTCACATGGAGACCTCATTGAATCGACATTCTTTACTTTTGGAGGtggtggaggtggaggtggagATATTGGTAGTTATGGGAGTTCACATAGTGACAATACACCTGACTATGTATATGATGTCCCAGGAATTGAAATTACTGATTATGGGGGTACTGCGGATACCTTGTTAACTGATGGTGACTACTACAACAGTTATATAAGACCAACTCATAGCACCCAAACTGGGTCACATAATACTGATGATAATAGTCCAGCGGACTATGGTGATGTTGCTAAAGATATTGCAGTTGCTGAAGATTTAATAGAAGGAGCCTCGAGCTCGTTGTCGGCAAACGCCATGGCTCGTTATCAGGACCCATGCGTTTATAACGTACACACCCTGTTTGGCGCATTTCTTTTCTCAATTGAAACACAGACCACAATCGGTTATGGATTTCGTTTCATATCAGAAGCCTGTGTTTATGCCGCTGCTCTAGAAGCTGTTCAGAACATATTTAGTTACATCGTCAATACCATCATGTTGGGAttgatttttgctaaaatttgttCCCCAGGTAACCGTGTCAACACATTGAAATTTAGCCGCCATGCTGTGATAGCCATGCGCAATGGTAAACTGTGCTTCATGTTCCGTGTTGGAAACATACGTAATAGTCATTTGTATGAGCCTCACATCCGGGCATATGTAATTAAGCCTAGTATTTCTGAAGAAGGGGAATATGTACCTCTGTATCATCATAATATTGACTTTAAGTTTGCATCAGGAGAAAACAGGACACTCCTAATATGGCCTGTTATCATATGTCACATCATTGATGAAAACAGTCCATTCTATGAACTTTCAGCTCGTGACTTAGTAGAGGCTGATTTGGAAGTTATGGTTTTCTTAGAAGGTGTTGTTGAACAAACAGGATTGGTTACCCAAGCACGTACTTCATACATTACCTCTGAAATCAAGTGGGGCCATCGTTTTTCAAGTTCTGTCATTTCGCTGAATAGTTTGAAAGACAGAATGTACAAAATCAATTACCAAAAATTTAATTCCACCTATGAAGTGCCAGAAACTCCAGAACAATGTGCAAAAGATATTTATCGAGAtatgaaaaagaaaatgaaagcaaaagcACGGCAGATCAAAAAGCTACAGAAAACACCTACAAAAGTACATGCCAATGTGTtaccaaaatctgttaaacagagcAGTTCATTAATACACAGTTTAAGGAGTTCCCCACGGAAACTACAATCCATACAAGAAGACACAGGCAATGATCAGACCCCACCAGATGGTCAAACTCCACCAGATACTGACCACAACCCACCTCAGCCACAAGAACATCAAGCTTCTCCTGCTCCAGATGTAGCAGAAAGCACATCCAGGTCTCCTCTCCCTGAGATCAGTGACTTAAGTCCATACCATGATCTAATCATTCAAAGTCTCCAAGAGCTTGCTCAAAAGGTTGAGAGTCTTGAATCTGCTCTAGAAAGAAAGACTTCTGATCCATCCCCTCTGGAGACAAAGACTTTCAGTAAAGATCCAGATTTTCCTGCTCTAACAAGGCAGTCCTCATCTCCTGGCTTATCAGCATCTAAAAAGAAGAACTGGGATCCAAAAAGAATAGGCTTGGAACTGAAACGAAGGGGCCAAGGAAGCCCATCGAGGCTGGCACCAACAGAGACTTCCTCTGAGGAAGAGTCCTGTTTAGTTCCTCTGGATGATCCAGAAGATGCAGGAAACCAACCACAAAGAGACTCATGTACAGTTTCATAA